From a region of the Mercurialis annua linkage group LG1-X, ddMerAnnu1.2, whole genome shotgun sequence genome:
- the LOC126677125 gene encoding heat stress transcription factor B-4, protein MALMLDNCEGILLSLDSHKSVPAPFLTKTYQLVDDPVTDHIVSWGEDDSTFVVWRPPEFARDLLPNYFKHNNFSSFVRQLNTYGFRKIVPDRWEFANEFFKKGEKHLLCEIHRRKTAQPQVAINHHHHHHPHSPLGINGPSFFPFSSRVSISPSDSDEQLNNNNWCDSPPLSSPITNASVINGGGGGGYNCSVTALSEDNERLRRSNNMLMSELAHMRKLYNDIIYFVQNHVKPVAPSNSYPSSLLLCAPTNATATPFTSNGSLLQKPLNQLHGYNYNPQVHVLNSPTNTSQSSLTVLDESFKNTKLFGVPLHSKKRVHSEYHNGSNTGNMEATKARLLLEKDDLGLNLMPPSTC, encoded by the exons ATGGCGCTTATGTTAGACAACTGTGAAGGCATTTTGCTGTCACTTGACTCCCACAAATCTGTTCCTGCTCCTTTTCTTACTAAAACTTACCAATTAGTTGATGATCCCGTCACTGATCATATTGTTTCTTGGGGTGAGGATGATTCTACTTTTGTGGTTTGGCGGCCACCTGAGTTCGCTAGAGATCTTCTTCCTAATTATTTTAAGCATAACAACTTCTCTAGCTTTGTTAGACAACTCAATACTTAT GGTTTTAGAAAGATTGTACCAGACAGATGGGAATTCGCGAATGAATTTTTCAAGAAAGGAGAGAAGCATTTACTATGTGAAATCCATCGAAGAAAAACAGCTCAGCCACAAGTAGCTATTAATCACCACCACCATCACCACCCACATTCTCCACTCGGTATTAACGGCCCGAGTTTCTTTCCATTTTCAAGCCGAGTTAGCATCTCACCATCTGACTCAGATGAACAACTCAACAACAACAACTGGTGTGACTCGCCGCCCCTATCTTCACCAATCACTAATGCTTCGGTTATTAATGGCGGAGGCGGTGGTGGATATAATTGCTCAGTTACTGCTTTATCCGAAGATAATGAAAGATTAAGAAGAAGTAATAATATGCTAATGTCTGAACTTGCACACATGAGAAAGCTTTATAATGACATAATCTACTTTGTTCAAAATCATGTCAAGCCCGTTGCTCCGAGCAATTCATACCCTTCTTCATTACTTCTTTGTGCACCAACTAATGCTACTGCCACGCCATTTACTTCTAATGGTTCGTTACTACAAAAACCATTAAATCAACTTCATGGTTACAATTATAATCCTCAAGTTCATGTTTTAAACTCTCCTACCAATACTTCACAGAGTTCTTTAACAGTTCTTGATGAAAGTTTCAAGAATACAAAGTTGTTTGGTGTTCCTTTACATTCCAAGAAAAGAGTGCACTCAGAGTATCATAATGGTTCTAACACTGGAAATATGGAGGCTACAAAGGCTCGTTTGCTGTTGGAGAAAGATGATTTAGGGTTGAATCTGATGCCTCCTTCAACCTGTTAG